A genomic window from Streptomyces sp. HUAS YS2 includes:
- the aceE gene encoding pyruvate dehydrogenase (acetyl-transferring), homodimeric type — protein sequence MTDPVGKIPSELDQLPDRDTEETAEWAASLDAVTKAAGPHRAAYLMRRTLQHAEGAGLALPKLLETDYVNTIPTSAEPSIGEFGGDEEMERRITAWNRWNAAAMVTRGSKHGVGGHIATFASAAWLYETGFNHFFKGKEGDGSGDQLYIQGHASPGIYARAFLDGRLTEAHLDNFRQESGGNGLPSYPHPRRLPWMWEFPTVSMGLGPLSAIYQARFNRYLTNRSIKDVSASHVWAFLGDGEMDEPESTAALALAAREGLDNLTFVINCNLQRLDGPVRANFKIVQELEAQFRGAGWNVVKSLWGNAWDELFALDTTGALVRRLREVPDAQVQTYQTRDAAYIREDFFGKDAALVEMAKLLSDDKILECFHLSRGGHEPRKVYAAYKAALEFKGAPTVILAQTVKGFTLGEGFASKNANHQMKKLTVDEFKNMRDLLELPISDAQFADGQVPYGHPGADAPEVRYLQERRAALGGPAPARRVQPLAPLPAPADKTFAAFDKGSGTQSVATTMAFVRLVKDLVRDKETGKRWVPIVPDEARTFGMESLFPSLGIYSPKGQTYEPVDRDQLMYYKEAKNGQILNEGITEAGSMADFIAASTAYSTHGEAMIPFYIFYSMFGWQRTADQMWQLGDQLGRGFLVGATAGRTTLTGEGLQHADGHSPMIAATNPAALTYDPAFAYEVAAIVKDGLRKMYGEAAEGEDQNVFYYLTVYNEPMPQPAKPSGVDEGILKGLYRFNTAESAGLELPANAARIQLLGSGTAIHWALQAQKLLAEEWGVGADVWSATSWTELRRDALEADAALLRGEERVPYVRRALEGVDSPVLAVSDYMRQVPDQIAQWVEQDWSSLGADGFGLSDTREAARRHFGVDAQSIVVAALAQLARRGEVPASAVKEARERYGL from the coding sequence ATGACCGATCCCGTAGGCAAGATTCCGAGCGAGCTCGACCAGCTCCCGGACCGTGACACCGAGGAGACCGCCGAGTGGGCGGCCTCCCTGGACGCCGTCACCAAGGCCGCCGGCCCCCACCGGGCCGCCTACCTGATGCGCCGTACGCTCCAGCACGCCGAGGGCGCGGGCCTCGCCCTGCCCAAGCTCCTGGAGACGGACTACGTCAACACCATCCCCACCTCCGCGGAGCCGTCGATCGGCGAGTTCGGCGGCGACGAGGAGATGGAGCGGCGGATCACCGCCTGGAACCGCTGGAACGCGGCGGCGATGGTGACCCGCGGCTCCAAGCACGGTGTCGGCGGCCACATCGCGACCTTCGCGTCCGCGGCCTGGCTGTACGAGACCGGCTTCAACCACTTCTTCAAGGGGAAGGAGGGCGACGGCTCCGGCGACCAGCTGTACATCCAGGGCCACGCCTCCCCGGGCATCTACGCCCGCGCCTTCCTCGACGGCCGCCTCACCGAGGCGCACCTCGACAACTTCCGGCAGGAGTCCGGCGGCAACGGTCTGCCCTCCTACCCGCACCCGCGCCGCCTCCCCTGGATGTGGGAGTTCCCCACCGTCTCCATGGGTCTGGGCCCGCTCTCCGCGATCTACCAGGCGCGTTTCAACCGTTACCTGACGAACCGTTCCATCAAGGACGTCTCCGCCTCCCACGTGTGGGCCTTCCTCGGCGACGGCGAGATGGACGAGCCCGAGTCGACCGCCGCCCTCGCGCTGGCGGCCCGCGAGGGTCTGGACAACCTGACCTTCGTCATCAACTGCAACCTGCAGCGCCTCGACGGCCCGGTCCGCGCCAACTTCAAGATCGTGCAGGAGCTGGAGGCCCAGTTCCGCGGCGCCGGCTGGAACGTCGTGAAGTCGCTGTGGGGCAACGCCTGGGACGAGCTGTTCGCGCTCGACACCACCGGCGCCCTGGTCCGCCGCCTCCGCGAGGTCCCGGACGCGCAGGTGCAGACGTACCAGACCCGCGACGCCGCCTACATCCGCGAGGACTTCTTCGGCAAGGACGCGGCGCTCGTCGAGATGGCGAAGCTGCTGTCCGACGACAAGATCCTCGAGTGTTTCCACCTCTCCCGCGGTGGCCACGAGCCGCGCAAGGTGTACGCCGCGTACAAGGCGGCCCTGGAGTTCAAGGGCGCGCCGACGGTGATCCTCGCGCAGACCGTGAAGGGCTTCACCCTGGGCGAGGGCTTCGCGTCGAAGAACGCGAACCACCAGATGAAGAAGCTGACGGTCGACGAGTTCAAGAACATGCGCGACCTGCTCGAGCTGCCGATCTCCGACGCGCAGTTCGCCGACGGCCAGGTCCCGTACGGCCACCCCGGCGCCGACGCCCCCGAGGTCCGCTACCTCCAGGAGCGCCGCGCGGCGCTCGGCGGTCCGGCCCCGGCCCGGCGCGTCCAGCCGCTGGCCCCGCTGCCGGCCCCGGCCGACAAGACCTTCGCCGCCTTCGACAAGGGCTCCGGCACGCAGTCGGTGGCGACCACGATGGCCTTCGTCCGGCTGGTGAAGGACCTGGTCCGCGACAAGGAGACCGGCAAGCGCTGGGTCCCGATCGTCCCGGACGAGGCCCGTACCTTCGGTATGGAGTCGCTGTTCCCGTCGCTCGGCATCTACTCGCCGAAGGGCCAGACGTACGAGCCGGTCGACCGCGACCAGCTGATGTACTACAAGGAGGCCAAGAACGGCCAGATCCTCAACGAGGGGATCACCGAGGCCGGCTCGATGGCCGACTTCATCGCCGCGTCCACCGCGTACTCCACGCACGGTGAGGCGATGATCCCGTTCTACATCTTCTACTCGATGTTCGGCTGGCAGCGGACCGCCGACCAGATGTGGCAGCTCGGCGACCAGCTCGGCCGCGGCTTCCTCGTCGGCGCGACGGCCGGCCGCACCACCCTGACCGGTGAGGGCCTGCAGCACGCCGACGGCCACTCGCCGATGATCGCGGCGACCAACCCGGCCGCGCTGACGTACGACCCGGCCTTCGCCTACGAGGTCGCGGCGATCGTCAAGGACGGTCTGCGCAAGATGTACGGCGAGGCGGCCGAGGGCGAGGACCAGAACGTCTTCTACTACCTCACCGTCTACAACGAGCCGATGCCGCAGCCGGCCAAGCCGTCGGGCGTGGACGAGGGCATCCTCAAGGGCCTGTACCGCTTCAACACCGCCGAGTCCGCCGGCCTGGAGCTGCCCGCGAACGCGGCGCGGATCCAGCTGCTGGGCTCCGGCACGGCGATCCACTGGGCCCTCCAGGCACAGAAGCTCCTCGCCGAGGAGTGGGGCGTGGGCGCGGACGTGTGGTCGGCCACCTCGTGGACCGAGCTGCGGCGCGACGCGCTGGAGGCCGACGCGGCGCTGCTGCGCGGCGAGGAGCGCGTCCCGTACGTACGCCGGGCCCTGGAGGGCGTGGACTCCCCCGTCCTCGCCGTCTCGGACTACATGCGCCAGGTCCCGGACCAGATCGCGCAGTGGGTCGAGCAGGACTGGTCCTCGCTGGGCGCCGACGGCTTCGGCCTGTCGGACACCCGCGAGGCGGCCCGCCGCCACTTCGGCGTGGACGCGCAGTCCATCGTCGTCGCGGCCCTGGCCCAGCTCGCCCGTCGCGGCGAGGTCCCGGCCTCGGCCGTGAAGGAGGCGCGCGAGCGCTACGGCCTGTAA
- a CDS encoding GntR family transcriptional regulator, translating to MTMPVVHSLREQIREHIVEGIVSGRWKPGERIVERRIATELEVSQTPVREALRELESLRLIESAPNKGVRVRNLTAADLEESYPVRAGLEQIAAELAADRLAADCSALEPHVAALYEADATADGTAQVRHTVAFHRELVKAAGNGVLLHTWEGLGIEVFTALSIRWLGTVQKSYAEEHQELVEAFRRRDPNIGVLVKSHVLGCAPRA from the coding sequence ATGACCATGCCCGTCGTCCACTCCCTGCGCGAGCAGATCCGCGAGCACATCGTGGAGGGGATCGTGAGCGGCCGCTGGAAGCCGGGCGAGCGCATCGTGGAGCGTCGGATCGCCACCGAGCTGGAGGTCAGCCAGACGCCGGTGCGCGAGGCGCTGCGGGAGCTGGAGTCGCTGCGGCTGATCGAGTCGGCGCCGAACAAGGGCGTACGGGTACGGAACCTGACCGCGGCCGACCTGGAGGAGAGCTACCCCGTCCGGGCCGGTCTGGAGCAGATCGCGGCGGAGCTGGCGGCGGACCGGCTGGCGGCCGACTGCTCGGCCCTGGAGCCGCACGTGGCGGCGCTGTACGAGGCGGACGCGACGGCCGACGGGACGGCGCAGGTACGGCACACGGTGGCGTTCCACCGCGAGTTGGTGAAGGCGGCCGGGAACGGCGTACTGCTGCACACCTGGGAGGGCCTGGGCATCGAGGTCTTCACCGCGCTTTCGATCCGGTGGCTGGGCACGGTCCAGAAGTCCTACGCGGAGGAGCACCAGGAGCTCGTGGAGGCCTTCCGGCGCCGCGACCCGAACATCGGCGTCCTGGTCAAGTCCCACGTCCTGGGCTGCGCCCCCAGGGCGTAG
- the sucB gene encoding 2-oxoglutarate dehydrogenase, E2 component, dihydrolipoamide succinyltransferase codes for MSVSVTLPALGESVTEGTVTRWLKAEGERVEADEPLLEVSTDKVDTEIPAPAAGILASIKVAEDETVEVGAELAIIDDGTGAPAAAPAPAAEAAPAPAAAPAPAAEAPAAPAPVAEAPAAAPAGAASGTEVVLPALGESVTEGTVTRWLKSVGESVEADEPLLEVSTDKVDTEIPAPVSGVLLEITVAEDETAEVGAKLAVIGAAGAAPAAAPAPAAPAPAAAPAPVAAPAPAAPAPAPAPVAPAAPVAAPAPAAPAAPVAAPAPVTPAPTAPAAAQPAEDGAYVTPLVRKLATENGVDLATVKGSGVGGRIRKQDVLAAAEAKKAAPAPAAAAPAAAAKTPALEVSPLRGQTVKMTRMRKVIGDNMMKALHGQAQLSSVVEVDITKLMKLREQAKASFAAREGVKLSPMPFFVKAAAQALKAHPVINARINEDEGTITYFDSENIGIAVDSEKGLMTPVIKGAGDLNIAGISKATAELAGKVRASKITPDELSGATFTISNTGSRGALFDTIIVPPNQVAILGIGATVKRPAVIETAEGTVIGVRDMTYLTLSYDHRLVDGADAARYLTAVKAILEAGEFEVELGL; via the coding sequence ATGTCGGTTTCCGTAACCCTGCCGGCGCTCGGCGAGAGCGTCACCGAGGGCACCGTCACCCGTTGGCTCAAGGCCGAGGGTGAGCGTGTCGAGGCCGACGAGCCGCTGCTCGAGGTCTCGACCGACAAGGTCGACACCGAGATCCCCGCCCCGGCTGCGGGCATCCTCGCCTCCATCAAGGTCGCCGAGGACGAGACCGTCGAGGTCGGTGCCGAGCTGGCGATCATCGACGACGGCACGGGCGCGCCCGCTGCCGCCCCGGCCCCGGCGGCCGAGGCCGCTCCGGCCCCGGCCGCCGCTCCGGCTCCGGCCGCCGAGGCCCCGGCCGCCCCGGCCCCCGTGGCCGAGGCCCCCGCCGCCGCCCCGGCCGGTGCCGCCTCCGGCACCGAGGTCGTCCTGCCCGCCCTGGGCGAGTCGGTCACCGAGGGCACCGTCACCCGCTGGCTGAAGTCGGTCGGCGAGTCCGTCGAGGCCGACGAGCCGCTGCTCGAGGTCTCCACGGACAAGGTCGACACCGAGATCCCGGCGCCGGTCTCCGGCGTCCTCCTGGAGATCACCGTCGCCGAGGACGAGACCGCCGAGGTCGGCGCCAAGCTCGCCGTCATCGGTGCCGCGGGTGCTGCCCCGGCCGCCGCCCCGGCTCCGGCCGCCCCGGCCCCCGCCGCCGCTCCGGCCCCGGTCGCCGCTCCGGCCCCGGCCGCCCCGGCTCCGGCGCCCGCCCCGGTGGCCCCGGCGGCCCCGGTCGCCGCTCCGGCTCCGGCCGCGCCCGCCGCCCCGGTGGCCGCCCCGGCTCCGGTCACCCCGGCTCCGACCGCCCCCGCCGCCGCACAGCCGGCGGAGGACGGCGCCTACGTGACCCCGCTGGTCCGCAAGCTCGCCACCGAGAACGGTGTCGACCTGGCGACCGTCAAGGGTTCGGGCGTCGGCGGCCGTATCCGCAAGCAGGACGTCCTCGCGGCCGCCGAGGCCAAGAAGGCCGCCCCGGCCCCCGCCGCCGCCGCTCCGGCCGCCGCCGCGAAGACCCCCGCCCTGGAGGTCTCCCCGCTGCGTGGCCAGACGGTCAAGATGACCCGCATGCGCAAGGTCATCGGCGACAACATGATGAAGGCGCTGCACGGCCAGGCCCAGCTGTCCTCGGTCGTCGAGGTCGACATCACCAAGCTGATGAAGCTGCGCGAGCAGGCGAAGGCCTCCTTCGCCGCCCGTGAGGGCGTCAAGCTGTCCCCGATGCCGTTCTTCGTCAAGGCGGCGGCCCAGGCACTGAAGGCCCACCCGGTCATCAACGCCCGGATCAACGAGGACGAGGGCACCATCACGTACTTCGACTCGGAGAACATCGGCATCGCCGTGGACTCCGAGAAGGGTCTGATGACGCCGGTCATCAAGGGTGCGGGCGACCTGAACATCGCCGGCATCTCCAAGGCCACCGCCGAGCTGGCGGGCAAGGTCCGGGCCAGCAAGATCACGCCGGACGAGCTGTCCGGTGCGACCTTCACGATCAGCAACACCGGCTCGCGCGGTGCGCTGTTCGACACGATCATCGTCCCGCCGAACCAGGTCGCCATCCTGGGCATCGGTGCCACGGTGAAGCGTCCGGCCGTCATCGAGACCGCCGAGGGCACCGTCATCGGCGTCCGCGACATGACGTACCTGACGCTGTCCTACGACCACCGTCTGGTGGACGGCGCGGACGCCGCCCGCTACCTGACGGCCGTCAAGGCGATCCTGGAGGCCGGCGAGTTCGAGGTCGAGCTCGGCCTGTGA
- the lpdA gene encoding dihydrolipoyl dehydrogenase, whose translation MANDASTVFDLVILGGGSGGYAAALRGAQLGLDVALIEKNKLGGTCLHNGCIPTKALLHAGEVADQAREAEQFGVKASFEGIDIKAVHKYKDDVISGLYKGLQGLVASRKVTYIEGHGRLSSPTSVDVDGRRVEGRHVLLATGSVPKSLPGLEIDGNRIISSDHALTLDRVPESAIILGGGVIGVEFASAWKSFGTDVTVIEGLKHLVPVEDENSSKLLERAFRKRGIKFNLGTFFQSAEYTENGVKVTLADGKTFEAEVLLVAIGRGPVSAGLGYEEQGVAIDRGYVLVDEYMRTNVPTISAVGDLVPTLQLAHVGFAEGILVAERLAGLKPVPIDYDGVPRVTYCHPEVASVGITEAKAKEIYGADKVVALKYNLAGNGKSKILKTAGEIKLVQVKDGAVVGVHMVGDRMGEQVGEAQLIYNWEALPAEVAQLIHAHPTQNEALGEAHLALAGKPLHSHD comes from the coding sequence GTGGCGAACGACGCCAGCACCGTTTTCGACCTAGTGATCCTCGGCGGCGGTAGCGGCGGTTACGCCGCGGCGCTGCGCGGAGCGCAGCTGGGCCTGGACGTCGCACTGATCGAGAAGAACAAGCTCGGCGGCACCTGCCTGCACAACGGCTGCATCCCGACGAAGGCCCTGCTCCACGCCGGTGAGGTCGCCGACCAGGCGCGCGAGGCGGAGCAGTTCGGTGTCAAGGCCTCCTTCGAGGGCATCGACATCAAGGCCGTGCACAAGTACAAGGACGACGTGATCTCGGGCCTGTACAAGGGCCTGCAGGGTCTCGTCGCCTCCCGCAAGGTGACGTACATCGAGGGCCACGGCCGGCTCTCCTCCCCGACCTCGGTGGACGTCGACGGCCGCCGCGTCGAGGGCCGCCACGTCCTGCTGGCCACCGGCTCCGTGCCGAAGTCGCTGCCGGGCCTGGAGATCGACGGCAACCGGATCATCTCCTCGGACCACGCGCTGACCCTGGACCGCGTCCCGGAGTCCGCGATCATCCTCGGCGGCGGCGTCATCGGCGTCGAGTTCGCCTCCGCGTGGAAGTCCTTCGGCACCGACGTGACGGTGATCGAGGGCCTGAAGCACCTCGTCCCGGTCGAGGACGAGAACAGCTCGAAGCTTCTTGAGCGCGCGTTCCGCAAGCGCGGCATCAAGTTCAACCTCGGCACCTTCTTCCAGTCCGCCGAGTACACCGAGAACGGCGTCAAGGTCACGCTGGCCGACGGCAAGACCTTCGAGGCCGAGGTCCTCCTGGTCGCCATCGGCCGCGGCCCGGTCTCCGCCGGTCTCGGCTACGAGGAGCAGGGCGTCGCGATCGACCGCGGCTACGTCCTGGTCGACGAGTACATGCGCACCAACGTGCCGACGATCTCGGCCGTGGGCGACCTCGTCCCGACCCTCCAGCTGGCGCACGTCGGCTTCGCCGAGGGCATCCTGGTCGCCGAGCGGCTGGCCGGCCTGAAGCCGGTTCCGATCGACTACGACGGCGTGCCGCGGGTGACGTACTGCCACCCCGAGGTCGCCTCCGTCGGCATCACCGAGGCCAAGGCCAAGGAGATCTACGGCGCGGACAAGGTCGTCGCCCTCAAGTACAACCTCGCGGGCAACGGCAAGAGCAAGATCCTGAAGACCGCGGGCGAGATCAAGCTCGTCCAGGTCAAGGACGGTGCCGTGGTCGGCGTCCACATGGTCGGTGACCGCATGGGCGAGCAGGTCGGCGAAGCGCAGCTGATCTACAACTGGGAAGCGCTGCCGGCCGAGGTCGCGCAGCTGATCCACGCCCACCCGACGCAGAACGAGGCGCTCGGCGAGGCCCACCTGGCCCTGGCCGGCAAGCCGCTCCACTCGCACGACTGA
- a CDS encoding leucyl aminopeptidase, which translates to MTALTLSTAGPATLRADALVVGVAKSGKGLVVAPGAEAVDAAFDGRLAAVLETLGASGAEGEAIKLPAPAGVKAPVVLAVGLGTAPEGDAEYAAEALRRAAGTASRVLHGSKKAAFALPVGSVEDAEAIAEGALLGAYAYTAYQEQSGKNAKKPLAEVALLGGKPRDKAFKAAAERAQVLAEEINRARDLINMPPNDLYPATFAATAQAVGKEHGLKVQVLDEKALAKGGYGGILGVGNGSVNPPRLVKIAYTHPDAVKTLALVGKGITYDSGGISLKPAGHNETMKCDMSGAAAVFAAVVAAARLGLAVNVTGWLALAENMPSGTATRPGDVLRMYSGKTVEVLNTDAEGRLVLADALTRASEENPDAIVDVATLTGAMILALGNRTFGVMANDDAFRTEIHEIAEEVGEASWPMPLPADLRKGMDSPTADIANMGERMGGGLVAGLFLKEFVGEGIAWAHLDIAGPAFNEGGPFGYTPKGGTGSSVRTLVKLAERTAEGDLG; encoded by the coding sequence GTGACTGCTCTCACTCTCAGCACTGCCGGCCCGGCGACGCTGCGCGCCGACGCCCTCGTGGTCGGCGTCGCCAAGTCCGGCAAGGGGCTCGTCGTCGCGCCCGGCGCCGAGGCCGTGGACGCGGCGTTCGACGGCAGGCTCGCCGCCGTCCTGGAGACCCTGGGCGCCTCCGGTGCCGAGGGTGAGGCCATCAAGCTGCCCGCCCCCGCCGGCGTGAAGGCCCCCGTCGTGCTCGCCGTCGGCCTCGGCACCGCCCCGGAGGGCGACGCGGAGTACGCCGCCGAGGCGCTGCGTCGCGCCGCCGGCACCGCCTCCCGCGTCCTGCACGGCTCGAAGAAGGCCGCCTTCGCGCTGCCGGTCGGCTCAGTCGAGGACGCCGAGGCGATCGCGGAGGGCGCGCTGCTCGGCGCGTACGCCTACACCGCGTACCAGGAGCAGAGCGGCAAGAACGCCAAGAAGCCGCTCGCCGAGGTGGCGCTGCTCGGCGGCAAGCCCCGCGACAAGGCATTCAAGGCCGCCGCGGAGCGCGCGCAGGTGCTGGCGGAGGAGATCAACCGCGCCCGTGACCTGATCAACATGCCGCCGAACGACCTCTACCCGGCCACCTTCGCCGCGACCGCGCAGGCCGTCGGCAAGGAGCACGGCCTCAAGGTGCAGGTGCTCGACGAGAAGGCGCTCGCCAAGGGCGGCTACGGCGGCATCCTGGGCGTCGGCAACGGCTCGGTGAACCCGCCGCGCCTGGTCAAGATCGCCTACACCCACCCGGACGCGGTGAAGACCCTGGCCCTGGTCGGCAAGGGCATCACCTACGACTCGGGCGGCATCTCGCTGAAGCCGGCCGGCCACAACGAGACGATGAAGTGCGACATGAGCGGCGCCGCCGCCGTGTTCGCCGCCGTCGTCGCGGCCGCCCGCCTCGGCCTCGCCGTGAACGTCACCGGCTGGCTGGCGCTCGCCGAGAACATGCCGTCCGGCACGGCCACCCGCCCGGGCGACGTGCTGCGCATGTACAGCGGCAAGACCGTCGAGGTCCTCAACACGGACGCCGAGGGCCGCCTGGTCCTGGCCGACGCGCTGACCCGGGCCTCCGAGGAGAACCCGGACGCGATCGTCGACGTGGCGACCCTGACCGGCGCGATGATCCTGGCGCTGGGCAACCGCACCTTCGGTGTGATGGCCAACGACGACGCCTTCCGCACCGAGATCCACGAGATCGCGGAGGAGGTCGGCGAGGCGTCCTGGCCGATGCCGCTCCCGGCCGACCTGCGCAAGGGCATGGACTCCCCGACCGCCGACATCGCCAACATGGGCGAGCGGATGGGCGGCGGCCTGGTGGCCGGTCTGTTCCTGAAGGAGTTCGTCGGCGAGGGCATCGCCTGGGCCCACCTGGACATCGCCGGTCCGGCCTTCAACGAGGGCGGCCCGTTCGGCTACACCCCGAAGGGCGGCACCGGCTCCTCGGTGCGCACCCTGGTGAAGCTGGCCGAGCGCACCGCCGAGGGCGACCTGGGCTGA
- the pelF gene encoding GT4 family glycosyltransferase PelF has protein sequence MPSSGRHVTMLTEGTYPHVHGGVSTWCDQLVRGMPEVDFSVLSLTGSGREPVGWELPPNVRRHTAFPLWGPTQGPAPRRPLVGRERRRFVDTYERFLLSLLDPAAGCDFGEGLYALAALARRGRLTAALRTEAVLRSLMWIWSMPHLPTAAARPTVHDALTATDLMEHALRPLAARISPDGVAHAVSSGLATLPALAAQHFEGVPFLLTEHGIYLRERYLGYRTEAQSWPVKALLLAFYRELNTLGYRKARLITPCNQYNRRWEERGGAPAERIRTVYNGVDPHAFPYAGPEPETPTLSWAGRIDPIKDLATLIRAYAIARAELPELRLRLFGPVPAGGEDYRTRLEKLAAELGVADGITYEGRVSDVARAYAAGNVVMLSSISEGFPFSLIEAMSCGRATVSTDVGGVREAVGDTGLVVPPREPAVMAAAVVDLLRDDARRAELGRRARQRVVDRFTLHRSVDGFRNIYRELTGEPPVPEAPAADWTVRLTDPWRQELVGGGTLS, from the coding sequence ATGCCGAGCAGTGGCCGTCACGTCACCATGCTCACCGAAGGCACCTATCCGCACGTCCACGGGGGAGTCAGCACCTGGTGCGACCAACTCGTCCGGGGCATGCCCGAGGTCGACTTCTCCGTACTCTCGCTCACCGGCAGCGGCCGCGAGCCGGTCGGCTGGGAGCTGCCGCCCAACGTCCGCCGCCACACCGCCTTCCCGCTCTGGGGACCCACGCAGGGGCCGGCCCCGCGCCGGCCGCTCGTGGGGCGCGAGCGCCGCCGCTTCGTCGACACGTACGAGCGCTTCCTGCTCTCGCTCCTCGACCCGGCGGCGGGCTGCGACTTCGGCGAGGGCCTGTACGCGCTGGCCGCGCTCGCCCGGCGCGGCCGGCTCACCGCCGCGCTGCGCACCGAGGCGGTGCTGCGCTCCCTGATGTGGATCTGGTCCATGCCGCACCTGCCGACGGCCGCGGCCCGGCCCACCGTCCACGACGCCCTCACCGCCACCGACCTGATGGAACACGCACTGCGCCCGCTCGCCGCCCGGATATCCCCGGACGGCGTCGCGCACGCCGTCTCCAGCGGCCTCGCGACGCTGCCCGCGCTCGCCGCCCAGCACTTCGAGGGCGTGCCGTTCCTCCTCACGGAACACGGCATCTACCTGCGGGAGCGCTACCTCGGCTACCGCACCGAGGCGCAGAGCTGGCCGGTCAAGGCGCTGCTGCTCGCCTTCTACCGGGAGCTCAACACGCTGGGCTACCGCAAGGCCCGTCTGATCACCCCCTGCAACCAGTACAACCGGCGCTGGGAGGAGCGCGGCGGCGCGCCCGCCGAGCGCATCCGGACCGTCTACAACGGCGTCGACCCGCACGCGTTCCCGTACGCCGGGCCCGAGCCGGAGACGCCCACGCTGAGCTGGGCCGGCCGGATCGACCCCATCAAGGACCTGGCGACGCTGATCCGGGCGTACGCCATCGCCCGCGCCGAACTCCCCGAGCTGCGGCTGCGGTTGTTCGGCCCGGTGCCGGCCGGCGGCGAGGACTACCGGACCCGGCTGGAGAAGCTCGCCGCGGAACTGGGCGTGGCGGACGGCATCACGTACGAGGGCCGGGTCTCCGACGTGGCCCGCGCGTACGCCGCCGGGAACGTCGTGATGCTCTCCTCGATCAGCGAGGGCTTTCCCTTCTCGCTGATCGAAGCCATGTCCTGCGGCCGGGCCACCGTCTCGACGGACGTCGGCGGGGTCCGCGAGGCGGTCGGCGACACCGGCCTCGTCGTCCCGCCGCGGGAGCCCGCGGTGATGGCCGCGGCGGTCGTGGACCTGCTGCGGGACGACGCGCGGCGCGCCGAACTCGGGCGCCGGGCGCGGCAGCGCGTCGTCGACCGGTTCACCCTGCACCGTTCGGTGGACGGCTTCCGGAACATCTACCGCGAGCTGACCGGCGAACCACCCGTCCCGGAGGCCCCGGCGGCCGACTGGACGGTCCGCCTCACCGACCCCTGGCGCCAGGAACTCGTCGGCGGAGGCACCCTGTCATGA
- a CDS encoding spherulation-specific family 4 protein codes for MTPSLLVPFYEHPAERPDAWGALLAAAPRLYGVVLNPANGPGTAPDPAFADIAARLRAARVRVLGYTDTDYGRRPHAEVAADLLRHRDWYGTDGAFLDQVPTAPEAVPHVHRLAVAARAAGAGTLVLNHGAQPHPSYAPLADLLVTFEGPWDTYRDLDLPAGDRYCHLVYAAPADARVTSRVQCSVPGAGAHPWGTLPHALEAAR; via the coding sequence GTGACCCCGTCCCTCCTCGTCCCGTTCTACGAGCACCCCGCCGAGCGCCCCGACGCCTGGGGCGCGCTGCTCGCCGCCGCGCCCCGGCTGTACGGGGTGGTGCTCAACCCGGCGAACGGCCCCGGCACCGCGCCCGATCCGGCCTTCGCCGACATCGCGGCGCGGCTGCGCGCGGCCCGGGTGCGGGTGCTCGGGTACACCGACACGGACTACGGGCGCCGCCCGCACGCCGAGGTCGCCGCCGATCTGCTGCGGCACCGCGACTGGTACGGGACCGACGGCGCGTTCCTCGACCAGGTGCCGACCGCGCCGGAGGCCGTCCCGCACGTCCACCGCCTCGCCGTGGCCGCCCGCGCCGCCGGGGCCGGGACGCTGGTGCTCAACCACGGGGCCCAGCCGCACCCCTCGTACGCGCCGCTCGCCGACCTGCTCGTCACCTTCGAGGGCCCGTGGGACACCTACCGGGACCTCGATCTGCCGGCCGGCGACCGGTACTGCCACCTCGTGTACGCCGCCCCCGCGGACGCCCGGGTCACCTCGCGCGTGCAGTGCTCCGTACCGGGGGCAGGGGCGCATCCGTGGGGCACGCTGCCGCACGCCCTGGAGGCCGCCCGGTGA